From the Desulfosarcina sp. BuS5 genome, one window contains:
- a CDS encoding transposase: MIKNTFEEVLSDEWVKANITNPVQELVIIRGIIPWQKMITKLCKFYNTSQGAFGKSLRMMTAILICIKYYQLSDRQMVKHIKENHYIQYFCNITNEELQTCLDPSSICVFRKRIGEEGVEIIEKEVFEVLRKAGIIQGDNAMIDSSVLKNNVIYPNDVHLIFKAFDKMKQFAVLHQISLWWDNNEVKKLWREFFLNKKQNRLEWLLKFNILFIPALKIFDKKVESLKTTKKKQIKADNMFAILTILEAQTLEKLEGKKQIKNRIVSIDEPDARPIVKGKEHPKCEFGTTMEMTFNREGFMITIENFIGNPNDKTLFAGTLEQFKKRMKGEPENIITDLGYRSNGNFKIADNISNVFLGRKKDVSEEKQSFCCKARSATEGFIAIAKNIRGFGCSLYRGFEGDRIWSLLCQTAYNLKKFIQLLMGEKIEEKKLMKLGLA, encoded by the coding sequence ATGATAAAAAATACTTTTGAAGAAGTTCTTTCTGATGAATGGGTGAAAGCAAATATAACCAATCCAGTTCAGGAATTGGTTATTATCCGTGGGATAATTCCATGGCAAAAAATGATTACAAAGTTGTGTAAATTTTATAACACCAGTCAGGGTGCTTTTGGAAAATCTCTCAGGATGATGACAGCGATTTTGATTTGTATAAAATACTATCAATTAAGTGATAGGCAAATGGTTAAGCATATAAAAGAAAACCACTATATTCAATATTTTTGTAACATCACAAATGAGGAATTGCAAACATGCCTGGATCCGAGTTCTATATGTGTATTTCGAAAACGTATAGGTGAAGAAGGTGTTGAAATTATAGAAAAAGAAGTTTTTGAGGTTCTACGCAAAGCTGGGATAATACAGGGTGATAATGCTATGATAGATTCAAGCGTATTGAAAAATAACGTTATCTATCCAAATGATGTACATTTAATTTTTAAAGCTTTTGACAAAATGAAACAATTTGCCGTTTTGCATCAAATCTCCTTGTGGTGGGACAATAATGAAGTAAAAAAATTATGGCGAGAATTTTTTTTGAACAAAAAACAAAACCGTTTGGAATGGTTACTCAAATTTAATATATTATTTATTCCTGCTCTAAAAATATTTGATAAAAAAGTTGAATCATTAAAGACCACAAAGAAAAAACAAATAAAAGCTGACAATATGTTTGCTATTCTTACTATTCTTGAAGCACAAACCTTAGAAAAACTCGAAGGTAAAAAACAGATAAAAAACCGGATTGTATCCATTGATGAACCGGATGCCCGCCCGATTGTAAAAGGAAAAGAGCATCCGAAGTGTGAATTCGGCACAACAATGGAAATGACTTTCAATAGGGAAGGATTCATGATTACCATTGAAAATTTTATCGGTAATCCAAATGATAAAACGCTTTTTGCTGGAACACTCGAACAGTTCAAAAAACGGATGAAAGGCGAACCGGAAAATATTATTACCGACCTTGGTTACAGAAGCAATGGTAATTTTAAAATTGCAGACAATATCAGTAACGTTTTTTTGGGGCGTAAAAAAGATGTATCCGAAGAAAAACAGAGTTTTTGCTGTAAAGCCCGTTCAGCAACAGAAGGTTTCATAGCTATTGCAAAAAATATTAGAGGTTTTGGATGCAGTCTTTATAGAGGATTTGAAGGAGACCGTATATGGTCATTGCTTTGTCAAACCGCTTATAATCTTAAAAAGTTTATTCAGCTTCTAATGGGAGAAAAGATTGAAGAAAAAAAACTGATGAAACTCGGGCTGGCATAA
- a CDS encoding tetratricopeptide repeat protein, translating into MDFTNGILCFDKAITLQPFYVKAYCAKGKLYELSGKLDKAISVYSKAIETNPRYINAYIRRGKIYVRKGILKPAIDDYTTVITINHRSSSAYCHRGIIYRMMGFYNKANNDFNKAIGINPRNIQALTEKAVIHRIKRQSAMHNKMGLFHFAKKEFDRAISEYNKVIRMSPRFMAAYYNRGLSFFI; encoded by the coding sequence ATGGATTTCACCAATGGCATCTTATGTTTTGATAAAGCGATCACGCTACAGCCGTTTTATGTGAAAGCTTACTGTGCGAAAGGCAAGCTTTATGAGTTATCGGGTAAGCTTGACAAGGCTATATCCGTCTATTCAAAAGCAATTGAAACAAATCCCCGATATATTAATGCCTATATCAGGAGAGGAAAAATATACGTAAGGAAAGGAATCCTTAAACCAGCCATAGATGATTATACTACGGTGATAACAATAAATCATCGTAGCAGCAGCGCATATTGCCACCGCGGGATTATTTATCGGATGATGGGGTTTTACAATAAAGCCAACAATGATTTCAACAAAGCAATTGGAATTAATCCAAGAAATATCCAGGCGCTTACAGAGAAAGCAGTTATTCATCGAATCAAAAGACAATCTGCTATGCATAACAAAATGGGGTTGTTCCATTTTGCCAAAAAAGAGTTTGATCGGGCAATATCTGAATATAATAAGGTTATCAGGATGTCCCCAAGATTTATGGCAGCTTATTATAACCGAGGGTTATCTTTTTTTATATGA
- a CDS encoding IS110 family transposase, translated as MTKPIDSTFIQIIHPVCCGLDVHKDKISACLITLDENGQEQYELREFTAFTKDLLEMKKWLIENDCPILAMESTGVYWRPVHNVVEGVMEVILVNARHIKNVPGRKTDISDSKWLAGLLRHGLLRGSFIPPEKIREWRELTRLRKTYTESLADYKRRIHKIFITANIKIDSVVSDLFGLTGLNLIGLLCGDAELTIENVQKCTKGTLTKKASELFDSLQGFFKEHHRFQLIGMMETISTFEKRVLSASVHSAKKNLA; from the coding sequence ATGACCAAGCCAATAGATAGCACATTTATTCAGATTATTCACCCTGTTTGTTGCGGATTAGATGTTCATAAAGACAAAATTTCCGCCTGTCTCATTACTCTTGATGAAAATGGTCAAGAACAATATGAACTTAGAGAGTTTACAGCATTTACCAAAGATCTGTTGGAAATGAAAAAATGGTTGATTGAAAATGATTGCCCCATATTAGCAATGGAGAGCACAGGTGTTTACTGGCGCCCTGTTCATAATGTTGTTGAAGGAGTCATGGAAGTCATTCTTGTAAACGCCCGACATATAAAAAATGTTCCAGGACGTAAAACAGATATAAGTGATAGCAAATGGCTTGCAGGACTTCTGCGTCACGGATTATTGCGAGGTAGTTTTATTCCTCCGGAAAAGATACGAGAGTGGCGAGAATTAACCCGTCTGAGAAAAACATATACGGAATCTCTTGCAGACTACAAAAGGCGAATTCATAAAATATTCATCACCGCTAATATAAAAATTGATTCTGTTGTTTCTGATTTGTTCGGTTTGACAGGCCTTAATCTCATTGGTTTGTTGTGTGGTGATGCTGAGTTAACAATTGAAAATGTTCAAAAATGTACAAAGGGAACTCTTACAAAAAAGGCTTCAGAACTTTTTGATAGTCTTCAAGGCTTTTTCAAAGAGCACCATCGCTTCCAGCTAATTGGAATGATGGAGACTATTAGCACATTTGAAAAACGTGTCCTTTCGGCAAGCGTGCATAGCGCAAAAAAAAATTTAGCGTAG
- a CDS encoding DUF4338 domain-containing protein yields the protein MFTYRGRVVTDKDIIFIKELIAQNPDASRRALSRKLCIAWNWVQANGALRDMVCRGMMLELHRAGFIRLPDKKCNPHNPFVERRKPKKIQINQTLLETKLAKIRPLEFCQVRRSPHEKMFNSLIEYYHYLGYCHPVGEQLKYIVYTDGRPIACFAWSSAARHIGCRDRFIGWDAKTRKKNLHLLAYNTRFLILPWVRVPHLASHLLGHMIKILALDWRKIYNHPIWYLETFVDKTRFAGTCYKAANWKYLGDTTGRGKNDQTFKPNRSIKAVWGYPLAKNFRSLLRGDTQ from the coding sequence ATGTTTACGTATAGAGGCAGAGTCGTTACTGACAAAGATATTATTTTTATCAAGGAGCTTATTGCTCAAAATCCGGATGCCAGCCGCCGGGCGCTTTCCAGAAAACTGTGCATAGCCTGGAATTGGGTCCAGGCCAATGGGGCATTGCGTGATATGGTCTGTCGGGGTATGATGTTAGAACTGCACCGTGCAGGATTCATACGTCTGCCGGACAAAAAATGTAATCCCCATAATCCATTTGTAGAACGTAGAAAACCTAAAAAAATTCAGATCAATCAAACTTTACTGGAAACAAAATTAGCCAAAATACGGCCGCTTGAATTTTGCCAGGTACGCAGAAGCCCGCATGAAAAAATGTTCAACAGCCTGATCGAGTATTACCATTATCTGGGTTACTGCCATCCAGTGGGCGAACAGCTGAAATACATCGTTTATACTGATGGGCGGCCAATAGCATGTTTTGCCTGGTCTTCTGCAGCGAGGCATATAGGCTGCAGGGACAGGTTTATCGGCTGGGATGCGAAGACGCGTAAAAAAAATCTGCACCTTTTGGCGTATAATACACGATTTTTAATTCTACCATGGGTGCGCGTACCACATCTGGCCTCCCATCTTCTTGGTCACATGATAAAAATCTTGGCCCTGGATTGGCGTAAAATCTACAATCATCCCATCTGGTACCTTGAAACTTTTGTGGACAAAACCCGTTTTGCCGGTACCTGTTACAAGGCTGCGAACTGGAAGTATCTTGGAGACACCACCGGCAGGGGTAAAAATGATCAGACATTTAAACCGAACCGATCTATAAAGGCTGTTTGGGGATATCCATTAGCCAAAAATTTTCGCAGCCTTTTACGGGGGGACACACAGTGA
- a CDS encoding transposase, with the protein MLLTESAPFIKQYIEDLNNSLEQYKPGAGLTFTQKAWLSFCLTGILMVNAVCWAKFERASLGNYKLAALSWMFRKGKISWDNLLVGSVRRILKKYGITNGVIVFDESDRARSKNTKRIYKAHKQKHKASGGYVNGQTVVLLLLVTDSITVPIGFKFYMPDPVVSAWKKEEERLKKKGLPKSKRPVKPAFNPEYPKKIQLALLLLENFKKYYPKITVKCVLADALYGSKEFMNGASNILGGVQIISQLKSNQNIRYKGKKKTITDYFNMINKGVNCTIRVRGGEKVNATVSSARLKVDAHDGNVLFVIALKYEGEDEYRYLAATDVSWRTVDIIQAYSLRWLVEVFFEDWKLYEGWGQEAKQYDEEGSSRGLILSLLLDHCLLLHPEQEACIENKTPVFTVGSLQRKTQMDVLMECVKSLLQQQDPGEKLKEMGQVIKKVFRLMPSGKHMSGRTIGRLGPTPSLSRKYCPC; encoded by the coding sequence ATGCTATTAACTGAATCTGCACCATTTATCAAACAGTACATTGAAGATCTCAACAATAGCCTGGAGCAATACAAACCTGGTGCGGGATTAACATTTACCCAGAAAGCATGGCTAAGCTTTTGTCTTACCGGTATATTAATGGTAAATGCTGTATGTTGGGCAAAATTTGAACGGGCGAGTCTGGGCAATTATAAATTAGCAGCTCTATCTTGGATGTTTCGTAAGGGTAAGATTTCATGGGACAATTTACTTGTTGGAAGCGTCAGGCGTATTTTGAAAAAATATGGTATCACAAATGGTGTAATTGTTTTTGATGAGTCTGATCGTGCCCGTTCTAAGAATACAAAGCGAATATACAAGGCTCATAAGCAAAAACACAAAGCAAGCGGAGGTTATGTTAATGGGCAAACAGTTGTTTTGCTTCTTTTGGTCACAGACTCTATAACCGTACCTATTGGTTTTAAGTTTTACATGCCTGATCCAGTTGTTAGTGCCTGGAAAAAAGAAGAAGAGAGATTGAAAAAAAAGGGACTCCCGAAGAGTAAGCGTCCTGTCAAACCAGCATTTAACCCTGAGTATCCGAAAAAAATTCAATTAGCCCTGCTCTTACTTGAGAATTTTAAAAAATATTATCCTAAAATTACTGTTAAATGTGTATTGGCTGACGCTTTATACGGTTCAAAAGAATTTATGAATGGAGCCTCTAATATTTTGGGAGGAGTGCAAATTATCAGCCAATTAAAGTCAAATCAAAATATACGATACAAAGGTAAAAAAAAGACAATTACGGATTATTTCAACATGATTAACAAAGGTGTAAATTGCACCATTCGTGTGCGAGGCGGTGAAAAAGTCAATGCAACAGTGAGCAGTGCCCGCCTTAAGGTTGATGCACACGATGGCAATGTGCTTTTTGTGATAGCTCTTAAATATGAAGGGGAAGATGAATACCGTTACTTAGCTGCCACTGATGTGAGTTGGCGCACAGTTGACATTATTCAAGCATATTCTTTGAGATGGCTTGTAGAGGTTTTTTTTGAAGACTGGAAGCTTTATGAAGGATGGGGACAAGAGGCCAAACAATATGACGAAGAAGGATCAAGCCGAGGCCTGATCTTGAGTCTGTTGCTAGACCATTGCCTCCTCCTTCACCCTGAGCAGGAGGCCTGCATAGAGAACAAAACTCCCGTGTTTACCGTGGGAAGTCTGCAAAGAAAAACTCAAATGGATGTTTTGATGGAATGTGTCAAATCTTTGCTGCAACAACAAGATCCCGGTGAAAAACTTAAAGAAATGGGCCAAGTTATCAAAAAAGTTTTCCGACTTATGCCATCGGGAAAACATATGAGCGGAAGAACTATAGGTAGATTGGGGCCAACACCTTCTCTATCACGTAAATATTGTCCTTGCTAA
- the tnpB gene encoding IS66 family insertion sequence element accessory protein TnpB (TnpB, as the term is used for proteins encoded by IS66 family insertion elements, is considered an accessory protein, since TnpC, encoded by a neighboring gene, is a DDE family transposase.), with protein sequence MIQITPQMRILLAIDPVDFRKGIDGLNAVCRQVLRSDPFSGYVFIFRNKKATAIKIIMYDGQGFWMCQKRLSKGRFNWWPNKSGEAVRPLAVHELQLLIWNGNPVKAHVAPLWRPIPVKK encoded by the coding sequence ATGATTCAGATAACTCCGCAAATGCGTATCCTGCTGGCCATAGACCCGGTGGATTTCAGAAAAGGTATCGACGGTCTAAATGCTGTTTGTCGGCAGGTGCTGCGCTCCGATCCATTTTCAGGGTATGTTTTTATTTTTCGTAATAAAAAGGCAACTGCCATAAAGATCATTATGTATGATGGCCAAGGATTCTGGATGTGTCAGAAAAGGCTGTCTAAGGGACGTTTCAACTGGTGGCCAAACAAATCCGGTGAGGCGGTCAGGCCTCTGGCCGTTCATGAACTGCAGCTTCTGATCTGGAACGGTAATCCTGTAAAGGCTCATGTTGCACCATTGTGGCGGCCAATTCCTGTAAAAAAATAA
- a CDS encoding transposase — translation MDLLTKEHQSLLDRLDAIPGINKKSAQAILSEIGVTLDEFICMSAFVSWAGLCPGNNESAGKRKNGRNGVRNHPLKTILVQVAWAAIKTKGSYYKAKYYKLKARRGAKKAIVAIAHKIGKAVFNIITRCSSF, via the coding sequence TTGGATTTACTTACAAAAGAACATCAGAGTTTATTGGATCGATTAGATGCAATTCCAGGAATAAATAAAAAATCAGCTCAAGCTATTTTAAGCGAAATTGGTGTTACACTGGATGAATTCATCTGCATGTCAGCTTTTGTGTCTTGGGCTGGCTTATGCCCTGGGAATAATGAAAGCGCAGGAAAGCGTAAAAATGGTAGAAATGGTGTCAGAAATCATCCTTTGAAAACCATTTTAGTCCAAGTCGCATGGGCGGCGATAAAGACCAAGGGCTCCTACTACAAGGCCAAATACTATAAACTGAAAGCGAGACGTGGTGCAAAAAAGGCCATAGTGGCCATAGCGCATAAGATTGGAAAGGCAGTTTTTAACATTATAACTCGATGTTCAAGTTTTTGA
- a CDS encoding tetratricopeptide repeat protein, which produces MTFITKMQLFHSLLCPTGHAGYKEKGELYKALLNFNKAIKIKPKCANAYKSRGNVYLKQKNYARAITDYTQAIHINSNDPLAYYKRGICYKEINESDKAISDFDRIAALEPKFYTAYNAKGLVHYALEQYDQAHSDFSKAIEINQMFAEAYVNRGTVKVKQGLYKSAISDFSKAIEINPDEVYAYVSHGTVYMSIFKNVQKACTDWKRACELGNCRNYGIARAKGYCK; this is translated from the coding sequence ATGACCTTTATCACTAAAATGCAACTGTTTCATTCTTTGTTGTGCCCGACAGGGCATGCTGGTTATAAAGAAAAAGGAGAGCTATATAAAGCCCTATTAAACTTTAACAAAGCCATAAAAATAAAACCAAAATGCGCGAATGCTTATAAAAGTCGAGGGAATGTATATTTAAAGCAAAAAAATTATGCCCGCGCTATAACTGACTACACACAAGCTATTCATATAAATTCAAACGATCCATTAGCCTATTATAAACGGGGGATTTGCTATAAAGAAATTAATGAATCAGATAAGGCTATATCCGATTTTGACAGAATCGCAGCCTTAGAACCGAAATTTTATACCGCTTATAATGCAAAGGGGCTTGTTCATTATGCCCTTGAACAATACGACCAGGCACATTCAGATTTTAGCAAGGCCATTGAGATCAACCAAATGTTTGCTGAAGCATATGTAAACAGAGGAACAGTCAAAGTCAAACAAGGTCTTTATAAAAGTGCCATATCTGATTTTAGTAAAGCTATAGAGATCAATCCTGATGAAGTTTATGCTTACGTTAGTCATGGTACTGTGTATATGTCGATATTTAAAAATGTACAAAAAGCTTGCACCGATTGGAAACGGGCATGTGAATTGGGCAATTGCCGGAATTATGGTATCGCAAGAGCTAAGGGGTACTGCAAATAG
- the tnpC gene encoding IS66 family transposase → MKTPERIDLDVKQLDALLKRVKELLPPEDYELIKAMADTIYLLSQCVDNKAASIRRLLRMLFGATTEKTGKTKAHPKKKNSVKAKKGHGRKPAKNYTGAKKVRVFHDTLKPGDNCPECLKGKVYELKEPQRIIRITGNAPLSGTVYEMQRLRCNLCGAIFTASTPENVGEDKYDAKAKAMIALLKYGTGMPFNRLKDLQQSLGIPLPASTQFEIVDQMAMELTPIYQEFIRQGAQGDIIHNDDTTMKVLSLMKENKENNPERKGIFTTGILSKTDDHKIALFFTGRQHAGENLMDLLKRRIGLSPPIQMCDALSRNVPKEFETLLANCLTHGRRQFVDVLQSFPEECSYVLEILAEVYKNDKITKEQNMEAEERLRFHQDNSGPLMKKLNTWFHKQIDQHLVEPNSGLGQAIGYMLKHWEALTLFLREPGVPLDNNICEQALKKVVLHRKNALFYKTEHGAMVGDLFMSLIHTCNLSGTNPFDYLTALLEHASELSESPDKWMPWNYKSALIEPDNPEA, encoded by the coding sequence GTGAAGACCCCGGAACGTATAGACCTGGACGTCAAGCAGTTAGATGCTCTTTTAAAGCGTGTTAAAGAACTGTTGCCACCTGAGGACTATGAACTCATCAAGGCTATGGCTGACACTATCTACCTTTTAAGTCAGTGTGTGGACAATAAAGCCGCCTCCATACGACGGCTGTTGCGCATGCTGTTTGGTGCAACTACCGAAAAAACTGGAAAAACAAAGGCTCACCCAAAAAAGAAGAATTCTGTTAAAGCTAAAAAAGGTCATGGCCGCAAACCTGCTAAAAATTATACCGGGGCAAAAAAAGTCAGAGTCTTCCATGATACTCTTAAACCTGGAGACAACTGCCCTGAATGTTTAAAGGGCAAGGTATATGAATTAAAGGAGCCGCAGCGAATCATACGCATCACCGGAAACGCTCCATTAAGTGGAACTGTCTATGAAATGCAGCGTTTACGCTGTAATCTCTGTGGAGCAATTTTCACCGCATCGACACCTGAAAATGTGGGTGAAGACAAATATGATGCAAAAGCCAAGGCCATGATTGCTCTTTTGAAATATGGTACCGGTATGCCATTTAACAGACTTAAAGATCTTCAGCAAAGTCTTGGCATACCATTGCCTGCATCGACACAGTTCGAGATTGTCGATCAAATGGCAATGGAACTTACTCCGATTTATCAGGAATTTATCCGTCAGGGCGCTCAGGGCGATATCATTCATAATGATGACACCACTATGAAGGTTTTGTCCCTGATGAAGGAAAACAAAGAAAATAACCCGGAACGTAAAGGTATATTTACCACGGGTATACTGTCAAAAACCGATGATCATAAAATTGCACTGTTTTTTACCGGCCGTCAGCATGCCGGAGAAAACTTGATGGATTTACTTAAGCGTCGTATTGGTCTGAGCCCACCCATTCAGATGTGTGATGCTCTGTCCAGAAATGTTCCCAAAGAATTCGAAACTCTGCTGGCAAATTGTCTTACACATGGACGAAGACAGTTTGTTGACGTACTGCAAAGCTTCCCGGAAGAGTGCAGTTATGTACTCGAAATCCTCGCAGAGGTATATAAAAATGATAAGATTACCAAAGAACAGAACATGGAAGCTGAAGAACGGCTACGGTTTCATCAGGACAACAGCGGTCCGCTGATGAAAAAGCTCAACACCTGGTTTCACAAACAAATAGACCAACATTTGGTGGAGCCCAACAGCGGGCTGGGCCAGGCTATTGGCTACATGCTCAAACATTGGGAGGCGTTGACCCTTTTTCTCAGGGAACCAGGTGTACCTTTGGACAACAATATTTGCGAACAGGCTTTGAAAAAGGTCGTTCTGCATCGCAAGAATGCTCTGTTTTATAAAACTGAGCATGGTGCCATGGTAGGTGATCTGTTCATGAGTCTGATTCATACCTGTAATTTATCCGGTACCAATCCTTTTGATTACCTGACAGCACTGCTGGAACATGCCTCTGAGTTGTCAGAATCCCCAGATAAATGGATGCCGTGGAATTATAAATCCGCACTGATTGAACCGGACAATCCTGAAGCATAA